Proteins co-encoded in one Setaria viridis chromosome 9, Setaria_viridis_v4.0, whole genome shotgun sequence genomic window:
- the LOC117835922 gene encoding uncharacterized protein isoform X1 produces the protein MRIRRYAARLLSSSSTGGATTAAPSSPPPPPAASWLHAAADDCCAFCDLNRSGPQEGPDAIKHKGHIAGWVPESDVRGDGRVRQAQHLTSPEGLQFKKCKTDHGRNVNKTSVGLRAPRGTSGVSEAGAEPAVKPGPLVVNDAAIGQEVKCKFSLTSDAAKPEVTGGDSLVNGSTTELDVLKDAPFANEAVHDPDVTDKVSTETKAATVTSIAPEVAGMPSRKAVTDPGVTVTMLRTGSLSTEGADGPEVTGAASIMHETTKLESAGEDYIASKPAAEPEDSGRASSNVDATAALDKSQLHSCNPNIGNVQLGNAGETVASAVQPSGCDAAKVGSSVNSTSNGPVGAKGPTVEGGMPNDRSVTPRVSYVFDIVARSIGTSGRTDIICYARRRGKRKLELLKVKMENIELEDGVVCEEGTLERTGRCESVLSNAGSVDVKLADIKKELMDDSAASKVKKTKKNRFECNIDYCQMTFKTKTELSVHKKNMCTVKSCSRQFRSHRYLRRHQSVHNDDMPYKCPWDGCGMAFKWSWDRTEHFKVHAGVKPYKCTTPGCNKIYKFVSDFTRHRRRCKPQR, from the exons ATGCGCATCCGCCGCTACGCCgcgcgcctcctctcctcctcctccacgggcggcgccaccaccgccgccccctcctcgccgccgccgccgcccgccgcgtcatggctccacgccgccgccgacgactgctgcgccttctgcgaCCTCAACCGCTCCGGCCCGCAG GAGGGTCCGGACGCCATCAAGCACAAAGGGCACATTGCCGGCTGGGTGCCGGAATCCGATGTCAGGGGCGATGGGCGCGTCCGCCAAGCTCAACACCTGACTTCTCCGGAAGGTTTGCAAT TTAAGAAATGCAAGACTGATCATGGACGCAATGTAAATAAAACTTCTGTGGGGCTGCGAGCACCAAGGGGCACTTCTGGGGTTAGTGAAGCTGGTGCTGAGCCTGCAGTCAAGCCTGGACCTTTGGTTGTAAATGATGCTGCTATTGGACAGGAAGTTAAATGTAAATTTTCTCTTACGAGTGATGCCGCCAAGCCAGAGGTTACAGGGGGAGATTCTCTCGTGAATGGATCGACCACTGAATTAGACGTTTTGAAGGATGCCCCATTTGCTAATGAAGCGGTCCATGATCCAGATGTCACAGATAAAGTTTCTACTGAGACTAAAGCTGCCACTGTTACAAGCATTGCACCAGAAGTTGCAGGGATGCCTTCTCGCAAAGCTGTTACTGATCCAGGAGTTACAGTCACCATGCTCAGGACAGGTTCCCTAAGTACTGAAGGTGCCGATGGACCAGAAGTTACAGGGGCAGCTTCTATCATGCATGAAACCACTAAACTGGAATCTGCAGGGGAGGATTATATTGCTAGCAAACCTGCTGCAGAACCTGAAGATTCCGGCAGAGCTTCTTCCAATGTAGATGCTACTGCTGCTTTAGATAAGTCACAGCTGCATAGTTGTAATCCAAACATAGGCAACGTGCAGCTTGGAAATGCTGGAGAGACTGTTGCAAGTGCAGTGCAACCTTCTGGATGTGATGCTGCAAAAGTTGGCAGTTCTGTGAATTCCACAAGCAATGGTCCAGTTGGAGCCAAAGGTCCAACTGTTGAGGGAGGAATGCCAAATGATAGATCTGTTACACCCAGAGTTTCATATGTATTTGACATAGTGGCTCGAAGCATCGGTACTTCAGGCAGAACAGATATTATTTGTTATGCTAGGCGGAGAGGTAAGAGGAAGCTGGAGTTGCTGAAGGTAAAGATGGAAAATATTGAATTGGAAGACGGTGTTGTATGCGAGGAAGGGACACTGGAGAGAACTGGTCGCTGTGAGAGTGTCTTGTCCAATGCTGGATCCGTAGATGTTAAACTTGCCGACATAAAGAAGGAACTTATGGATGATTCAGCTGCAAGCAAGGTTAAAAAGACGAAGAAAAACAGATTTGAATGTAATATTGATTATTGCCAGATGACATTCAAGACAAAAACTGAGCTTTCTGTTCACAAGAAGAACATGTGCACTGTCAAGTCATGCAGCAGACAGTTCAGATCCCACAGGTACCTGAGACGCCACCAGAGTGTTCACAATGATGATATGCCTTACAAGTGCCCATGGGATGGTTGTGGTATGGCTTTCAAGTGGTCATGGGATCGGACTGAGCATTTCAAGGTCCATGCTGGGGTGAAGCCTTATAAATGCACGACTCCTGGGTGCAACAAAATATATAAGTTTGTTTCAGACTTCACCCGGCACAGGAGGAGGTGCAAACCTCAGAGGTAA
- the LOC117835922 gene encoding uncharacterized protein isoform X2, whose product MRIRRYAARLLSSSSTGGATTAAPSSPPPPPAASWLHAAADDCCAFCDLNRSGPQEGPDAIKHKGHIAGWVPESDVRGDGRVRQAQHLTSPEVKKCKTDHGRNVNKTSVGLRAPRGTSGVSEAGAEPAVKPGPLVVNDAAIGQEVKCKFSLTSDAAKPEVTGGDSLVNGSTTELDVLKDAPFANEAVHDPDVTDKVSTETKAATVTSIAPEVAGMPSRKAVTDPGVTVTMLRTGSLSTEGADGPEVTGAASIMHETTKLESAGEDYIASKPAAEPEDSGRASSNVDATAALDKSQLHSCNPNIGNVQLGNAGETVASAVQPSGCDAAKVGSSVNSTSNGPVGAKGPTVEGGMPNDRSVTPRVSYVFDIVARSIGTSGRTDIICYARRRGKRKLELLKVKMENIELEDGVVCEEGTLERTGRCESVLSNAGSVDVKLADIKKELMDDSAASKVKKTKKNRFECNIDYCQMTFKTKTELSVHKKNMCTVKSCSRQFRSHRYLRRHQSVHNDDMPYKCPWDGCGMAFKWSWDRTEHFKVHAGVKPYKCTTPGCNKIYKFVSDFTRHRRRCKPQR is encoded by the exons ATGCGCATCCGCCGCTACGCCgcgcgcctcctctcctcctcctccacgggcggcgccaccaccgccgccccctcctcgccgccgccgccgcccgccgcgtcatggctccacgccgccgccgacgactgctgcgccttctgcgaCCTCAACCGCTCCGGCCCGCAG GAGGGTCCGGACGCCATCAAGCACAAAGGGCACATTGCCGGCTGGGTGCCGGAATCCGATGTCAGGGGCGATGGGCGCGTCCGCCAAGCTCAACACCTGACTTCTCCGGAAG TTAAGAAATGCAAGACTGATCATGGACGCAATGTAAATAAAACTTCTGTGGGGCTGCGAGCACCAAGGGGCACTTCTGGGGTTAGTGAAGCTGGTGCTGAGCCTGCAGTCAAGCCTGGACCTTTGGTTGTAAATGATGCTGCTATTGGACAGGAAGTTAAATGTAAATTTTCTCTTACGAGTGATGCCGCCAAGCCAGAGGTTACAGGGGGAGATTCTCTCGTGAATGGATCGACCACTGAATTAGACGTTTTGAAGGATGCCCCATTTGCTAATGAAGCGGTCCATGATCCAGATGTCACAGATAAAGTTTCTACTGAGACTAAAGCTGCCACTGTTACAAGCATTGCACCAGAAGTTGCAGGGATGCCTTCTCGCAAAGCTGTTACTGATCCAGGAGTTACAGTCACCATGCTCAGGACAGGTTCCCTAAGTACTGAAGGTGCCGATGGACCAGAAGTTACAGGGGCAGCTTCTATCATGCATGAAACCACTAAACTGGAATCTGCAGGGGAGGATTATATTGCTAGCAAACCTGCTGCAGAACCTGAAGATTCCGGCAGAGCTTCTTCCAATGTAGATGCTACTGCTGCTTTAGATAAGTCACAGCTGCATAGTTGTAATCCAAACATAGGCAACGTGCAGCTTGGAAATGCTGGAGAGACTGTTGCAAGTGCAGTGCAACCTTCTGGATGTGATGCTGCAAAAGTTGGCAGTTCTGTGAATTCCACAAGCAATGGTCCAGTTGGAGCCAAAGGTCCAACTGTTGAGGGAGGAATGCCAAATGATAGATCTGTTACACCCAGAGTTTCATATGTATTTGACATAGTGGCTCGAAGCATCGGTACTTCAGGCAGAACAGATATTATTTGTTATGCTAGGCGGAGAGGTAAGAGGAAGCTGGAGTTGCTGAAGGTAAAGATGGAAAATATTGAATTGGAAGACGGTGTTGTATGCGAGGAAGGGACACTGGAGAGAACTGGTCGCTGTGAGAGTGTCTTGTCCAATGCTGGATCCGTAGATGTTAAACTTGCCGACATAAAGAAGGAACTTATGGATGATTCAGCTGCAAGCAAGGTTAAAAAGACGAAGAAAAACAGATTTGAATGTAATATTGATTATTGCCAGATGACATTCAAGACAAAAACTGAGCTTTCTGTTCACAAGAAGAACATGTGCACTGTCAAGTCATGCAGCAGACAGTTCAGATCCCACAGGTACCTGAGACGCCACCAGAGTGTTCACAATGATGATATGCCTTACAAGTGCCCATGGGATGGTTGTGGTATGGCTTTCAAGTGGTCATGGGATCGGACTGAGCATTTCAAGGTCCATGCTGGGGTGAAGCCTTATAAATGCACGACTCCTGGGTGCAACAAAATATATAAGTTTGTTTCAGACTTCACCCGGCACAGGAGGAGGTGCAAACCTCAGAGGTAA